In Candidatus Eisenbacteria bacterium, the genomic window GGTCCTCGCCGACAACGCGCCGTCCTTCTCCCTCTCCTTCGACCCCCGCGATCGAGCCTTCCGTCGCAACCGTCCGCTGCTCGAGTCGGTTGCCGTCGAGCTTGCCGGTCTGCTCGGCCGCGACCCAGCCGAGATGATCAACGAGATCGATCGAGCGAGGCGCGCAGGACTGCCGCCCGTCACGCTGAGCAGAAGCCTCGACTTCGCGACGCTCTCGTCGATCGAGGAACGGATGGACCGGCTGCCGGGAGCGGAGATCCGACCCGAGCCCGCCCGCCGTTATCCGCACGGCTCGCTCGCCGCCCACCTGATCGGCTATCTGGGAGAGGTCTCCGACTCGGAGCTCGAGGGGAAGAGCGGCGGAAGACGCTATCGCGGCGGAGACCTGGTCGGCCGCTCCGGCGTGGAGCGGGCGTACGAGGAACATCTGAGGGGAGAGGATGGAATCGAGCATGTTCAGGTCGATGCGCTCGGCAGGCGGACCGATCTCTTCAAGGATCTGCCGGCGACCCCTTCGACCCCCGGCGGAGACCTTGTCCTCACGATCGATCTCGACATCCAGCGCGCCGCGGAGGCCGCCCTCGACTCGGTCCCGGCGCTGCTGGCCCGCGAGTTCGGGGAGGACGTAGGTGCCCGGCCCGGCTCCGTCGTGGCGATGGACCCGCGCAACGGCGAGATCCTCGCGATGGCCAGCCGCCCGGCCTTCGATCCCAACCTCTTCATTCAGGGGCTCACGATCGAGGACTGGAAACGGCTCTCGGGCGAGGGCTTCCCGCTCCTGAACAGGACCACGCAGGCGGCCTATCCCCCAGGTTCGACGTTCAAGATCGTGACCGCGCTCGCCGCTCTTCACGAAGGAGTTCTGACTCCGTTTACACCCATGCCCTCCGGCTGCGGAGGAGGGCTGCCTTTCGGGAACAGGGTCTTTCGCTGCCATCGCAAGGAAGGGCACGGCAGCCTGCTCCTTCGCGACGCGATGGCGAAGAGCTGCGACGTCTACTTCTACCAGGTGGGCATTCGCCTGCGCGTGGAGAGGCTCACCGAATATGCCGTGGCCTGCAGCCTAGGCGTTCCGACGCGGATCGACCTGCCCCAGGAGCGCGCCGGGCTCGTTCCCACGGTCGACTGGTACCGGAGAGCGAGGGGAGGGCCTCCCGGACCGGGAGCAGCCCTGAACCTGGCGATCGGCCAGGGGGAGCTTCTCAACACGCCGGTCGCCCTGGCGCGCGCGGTCGCCGCCGTCGCCAACGGGGGAAGGATCGTCGGTCCGCATGTCGCTCTCTCGCTTCGCGCCGCTGACGGCTCGTCCATGCCGGGGAGGGCGTCATCCTGGCGGGAGGGACGGATCCCCGCCACCGAGGCGGAGATGGCCGT contains:
- the mrdA gene encoding penicillin-binding protein 2; this translates as VLADNAPSFSLSFDPRDRAFRRNRPLLESVAVELAGLLGRDPAEMINEIDRARRAGLPPVTLSRSLDFATLSSIEERMDRLPGAEIRPEPARRYPHGSLAAHLIGYLGEVSDSELEGKSGGRRYRGGDLVGRSGVERAYEEHLRGEDGIEHVQVDALGRRTDLFKDLPATPSTPGGDLVLTIDLDIQRAAEAALDSVPALLAREFGEDVGARPGSVVAMDPRNGEILAMASRPAFDPNLFIQGLTIEDWKRLSGEGFPLLNRTTQAAYPPGSTFKIVTALAALHEGVLTPFTPMPSGCGGGLPFGNRVFRCHRKEGHGSLLLRDAMAKSCDVYFYQVGIRLRVERLTEYAVACSLGVPTRIDLPQERAGLVPTVDWYRRARGGPPGPGAALNLAIGQGELLNTPVALARAVAAVANGGRIVGPHVALSLRAADGSSMPGRASSWREGRIPATEAEMAVVRDAMEAVVMGEGGTGKRARVEPFRVAGKTGTAQNPHGEDHALFVCYAPAEAAEIVVVVVLEESGHGGAVAAPTARYVLDAYLNPGTKTLALGEGPP